The following are encoded together in the Pseudomonas maumuensis genome:
- a CDS encoding sensor histidine kinase, whose product MPMSFSLTQMILISAAYLLVLFGVAWVSERGLIPRAIIRHPLTYTLSLGVYASAWAFYGSVGLAYQYGYGFLACYLGVSGAFLLAPVLLYPILKITRTYQLSSLADLLAFRFRSTWAGALTTIFMLIGVLPLLALQIQAVADSISILTGEPVKARVAFAFCMLIILFTIFFGSRHIATREKHEGLVFAIAFESVIKLLALGGVGLYALYGVFGGPHGLEVWLLQNQTALAALHTPLQEGPWRTLLLVFFASAIVMPHMYHMAFTENLSPRSLVSASWGLPLFLLLMSLAVPLVLWAGLRLGASTNPEYFTLGLGIAANNEALALLAYVGGLSAASGLIIVTTLALSGMALNHLVLPLYQPPAEGNIYRWLKWTRRALIVAIITAGFVFYLTQNNHQSLANLGIVAFVATLQFLPGVLSVLYWPTANRRGFIAGLLAGMLVWMVTMLLPLLGNLQGFYIPLLDMIYVLDDTSWHMAAIASLAANVLLFTLISLFTNASSEEVSAAEACAVDNVRRPQRRELHAASPQEFATQLAKPLGAKAAQKEVEQALRDLYLPFDERRPYALRRLRDRIEANLSGLMGPSVAQDMVETFLPYKSGNENYVTEDIHFIESRLEDYHSRLTGLAAELDALRRYHRQTLQELPMGVCSLAKDQEILMWNKAMEELTGIAAKHVVGSRLVTIAEPWRGLLQGFINVPDEHLHKQRLVLDGQPRWLNLHKAAIDEPLAPGNSGLVLLVEDLTETQALEDKLVHSERLASIGRLAAGVAHEIGNPITGIACLAQNLREEREGDGEIIELSSQILEQTKRVSRIVQSLMSFAHAGGSQQNSEEPVCLAEVAQDAIGLLALNRRNFEVQFFNLCDPEHWVEGDPQRLAQVLINLLSNARDASNPGSAVRVRSEISEHTVDLVVEDEGSGIPKSIMDRLFEPFFTTKDPGEGTGLGLALVYSIVEEHYGQITIDSPADIERQRGTRIRVTLPRHVVATSPEIRDRREN is encoded by the coding sequence ATGCCGATGAGCTTTAGCCTGACTCAGATGATCCTGATCAGCGCCGCCTACCTGCTGGTGCTGTTCGGCGTGGCTTGGGTCAGCGAGCGCGGGCTGATCCCGCGGGCGATCATTCGCCACCCCCTGACCTACACCTTGTCGCTGGGCGTCTATGCCAGTGCCTGGGCCTTCTACGGCTCGGTCGGCCTGGCCTATCAATATGGCTACGGCTTCCTTGCCTGCTACCTGGGGGTGTCCGGGGCCTTCCTGCTGGCCCCGGTGCTGCTCTATCCGATCCTCAAGATCACTCGTACTTACCAGCTGTCGTCACTGGCCGACCTGCTGGCGTTCCGTTTTCGCAGCACCTGGGCCGGCGCGCTGACCACCATCTTCATGTTGATCGGCGTGCTGCCCTTGCTGGCGCTACAGATCCAGGCAGTGGCCGATTCGATCAGCATCCTCACCGGCGAGCCGGTCAAGGCGCGGGTGGCTTTCGCCTTCTGCATGCTGATCATCCTGTTCACCATCTTCTTCGGCTCACGCCATATCGCCACCCGCGAGAAGCATGAAGGCCTGGTGTTCGCCATCGCCTTCGAATCGGTGATCAAGCTGTTGGCCCTGGGCGGTGTCGGCCTTTACGCACTGTACGGTGTGTTCGGTGGCCCCCATGGGCTGGAAGTCTGGCTGTTGCAGAACCAGACCGCTCTCGCCGCCCTGCACACACCGCTGCAGGAGGGCCCATGGCGCACCCTGCTGCTGGTGTTCTTCGCCTCGGCCATCGTCATGCCGCACATGTACCACATGGCCTTCACCGAAAACCTCAGCCCGCGCTCGCTGGTCAGCGCCAGCTGGGGCCTGCCGCTGTTCCTGCTGCTGATGAGCCTGGCCGTGCCGCTGGTGCTGTGGGCGGGCCTGCGCCTGGGCGCCAGCACCAACCCGGAATACTTCACCCTGGGCCTGGGCATCGCCGCCAACAATGAAGCGCTGGCGTTGCTGGCCTACGTCGGGGGATTGTCGGCCGCCAGCGGGCTGATCATCGTCACTACCCTGGCGCTATCGGGCATGGCCTTGAACCACCTGGTCCTGCCGCTGTACCAGCCGCCGGCCGAAGGCAACATCTACCGTTGGCTGAAGTGGACCCGCCGGGCGCTGATCGTCGCCATCATCACCGCTGGCTTCGTCTTCTACCTCACCCAGAACAATCACCAGAGCCTGGCCAACCTCGGCATCGTCGCCTTCGTCGCCACCTTGCAGTTCCTCCCCGGGGTACTCTCGGTGCTGTACTGGCCGACCGCCAACCGACGAGGGTTCATCGCCGGGCTGCTGGCCGGCATGCTGGTGTGGATGGTGACCATGCTGCTGCCGTTGCTGGGCAACCTGCAGGGCTTTTACATCCCGTTGCTGGACATGATCTACGTGCTGGACGACACCAGCTGGCATATGGCGGCCATCGCTTCGCTTGCTGCCAACGTCCTGCTGTTCACCCTGATCTCGCTGTTCACCAATGCCAGCAGCGAAGAGGTCAGCGCCGCCGAGGCCTGCGCGGTGGACAACGTGCGTCGCCCGCAACGCCGCGAACTGCACGCCGCCTCGCCCCAGGAGTTCGCCACCCAGCTGGCCAAGCCGCTGGGCGCCAAGGCCGCGCAGAAGGAGGTCGAGCAGGCCCTGCGTGATCTCTACCTACCGTTCGACGAGCGCCGCCCCTACGCCCTGCGGCGCCTGCGCGACCGCATCGAAGCCAACCTCTCCGGCCTGATGGGCCCGAGCGTGGCGCAGGACATGGTCGAGACCTTCCTGCCGTACAAGTCCGGCAACGAAAACTACGTCACCGAAGACATCCACTTCATCGAGAGCCGCCTCGAGGACTATCACTCGCGCCTGACCGGCCTTGCCGCCGAGCTCGACGCCCTGCGCCGCTACCACCGCCAGACCCTGCAGGAGCTGCCCATGGGCGTGTGCTCGCTGGCCAAGGACCAGGAGATCCTGATGTGGAACAAGGCGATGGAGGAACTCACCGGCATCGCCGCCAAGCATGTGGTCGGCTCACGCCTGGTGACCATCGCCGAGCCCTGGCGCGGCCTGCTGCAAGGCTTCATCAACGTGCCCGACGAGCACCTGCACAAACAGCGCCTGGTCCTCGACGGCCAGCCGCGCTGGCTGAACCTGCACAAGGCGGCCATCGACGAGCCACTGGCTCCGGGCAACAGCGGCCTGGTGCTGTTGGTCGAAGACCTTACCGAGACCCAGGCGCTGGAGGACAAGCTGGTGCATTCCGAGCGCCTGGCCAGCATCGGCCGCCTCGCCGCTGGCGTGGCCCACGAGATCGGCAACCCGATCACCGGCATCGCCTGCCTGGCACAAAACCTGCGTGAGGAGCGCGAGGGCGATGGCGAGATCATCGAGCTGTCCAGCCAGATCCTCGAGCAGACCAAGCGCGTGTCGCGCATCGTTCAGTCGCTGATGAGCTTCGCCCACGCCGGTGGCAGCCAGCAGAACAGCGAGGAGCCGGTGTGCCTGGCCGAGGTGGCGCAGGATGCCATTGGTCTGCTGGCATTGAACCGGCGCAATTTCGAAGTACAGTTCTTCAACCTTTGCGACCCGGAACACTGGGTCGAAGGTGACCCGCAACGCCTCGCCCAGGTGTTGATCAACCTGCTCTCCAACGCCCGCGACGCATCAAATCCCGGCAGCGCCGTGCGCGTGCGCAGTGAAATCAGCGAGCACACCGTCGACCTGGTGGTCGAGGACGAAGGCAGCGGTATCCCGAAAAGCATCATGGACCGCTTGTTCGAACCCTTCTTCACCACCAAGGACCCAGGCGAAGGAACCGGACTGGGGCTCGCGCTGGTCTATTCCATCGTGGAAGAGCATTATGGGCAAATCACCATCGACAGCCCGGCCGACATCGAGCGCCAACGTGGTACCCGGATCCGCGTGACCCTGCCCCGGCATGTCGTAGCGACGTCCCCTGAAATTCGAGACCGTCGAGAGAATTGA
- the gluQRS gene encoding tRNA glutamyl-Q(34) synthetase GluQRS → MDSRYIGRFAPTPSGFLHFGSLVAALASWLDARAVGGRWLLRMEDTDPPREMPGARDAILQTLERYGLEWDGEVVFQSQRHEAYAAVVDRLFSMGLAYACTCSRKQLEGYDGIYPGFCRNAGHPRQGAAIRLRVPELIYRFTDRVQGTFEQHLGREVGDFVIQRRDGLYAYQLAVVLDDAWQGVTDIVRGADLLDNTPRQLYLQELLGFSQPRYLHIPLIVQPDGHKLGKSYRSPPLATDQATPLLLRALRALGQQTDPALAGASPAEVLAVARQQWRPEHIARQMTVPEANLR, encoded by the coding sequence ATCGACTCCCGCTACATCGGCCGCTTCGCTCCCACCCCCAGCGGCTTCCTGCACTTCGGCTCGCTGGTGGCCGCCCTCGCCTCCTGGCTCGACGCCCGCGCCGTCGGTGGCCGTTGGCTGCTACGCATGGAGGACACCGACCCGCCCCGGGAAATGCCTGGCGCCCGTGACGCCATCCTGCAGACTCTGGAGCGCTACGGCCTGGAATGGGACGGCGAGGTGGTATTCCAGAGCCAGCGCCACGAGGCCTATGCCGCCGTGGTCGACCGTTTGTTCAGCATGGGCCTGGCCTATGCCTGCACCTGCTCGCGCAAGCAACTGGAAGGGTACGACGGTATCTACCCAGGCTTTTGCCGTAACGCCGGGCATCCCCGGCAAGGCGCGGCCATTCGCCTGCGCGTGCCGGAACTGATCTACCGCTTCACGGATCGCGTCCAGGGTACTTTCGAACAGCACCTGGGGCGCGAGGTGGGCGACTTCGTCATCCAACGCCGCGACGGGCTCTATGCCTACCAGTTGGCAGTGGTACTGGACGATGCGTGGCAGGGCGTCACCGACATCGTGCGCGGCGCCGACCTACTGGACAACACACCACGCCAGCTGTACCTGCAGGAGCTGCTGGGCTTCTCGCAGCCGCGCTACCTGCATATTCCATTGATCGTGCAACCCGACGGACACAAGTTGGGCAAGTCGTATCGCTCGCCGCCACTCGCGACCGACCAGGCCACGCCCTTGCTGTTGCGAGCGTTGCGTGCGCTGGGGCAGCAGACCGATCCAGCACTGGCGGGAGCCAGCCCGGCCGAGGTGTTGGCGGTGGCGCGCCAGCAGTGGCGACCGGAGCACATCGCTCGACAGATGACGGTACCCGAAGCCAATCTGCGCTAA
- a CDS encoding sigma-54-dependent transcriptional regulator — MPHILIVEDETIIRSALRRLLERNQYQVSEAGSVQEAQERFSIATFDLIVSDLRLPGAPGTELIKLGQGTPVLIMTSYASLRSAVDSMKMGAVDYIAKPFDHDEMLQAVARILRDRVNAPASAPAGEPRAANGKASTDKASPAAANGEIGIIGSCPPMQDMFVKIRKVAPTDSNVLIQGESGTGKELVARALHNLSRRAKAPMISVNCAAIPETLIESELFGHEKGAFTGASAGRAGLVEAADGGTLFLDEIGELPLEAQARLLRVLQEGEIRRVGSVQSQKVDVRLIAATHRDLKNLAKAGQFREDLYYRLHVIALKLPALRERGSDVNEIANAFLARQSARIGRDDLHFSHDAEQAIRHYSWPGNVRELENAVERAVILSESAEISADLLGIDIELSDLEDDDMLDNLPALASSNSASHEPTEDLSLEDYFQHFVLEHQDHMTETELARKLGVSRKCLWERRQRLGIPRRKSNATSDN, encoded by the coding sequence ATGCCGCACATTCTGATCGTCGAAGACGAAACCATCATCCGCTCGGCCCTGCGTCGCCTGCTCGAGCGGAACCAGTACCAGGTCAGCGAAGCCGGCTCGGTGCAGGAAGCCCAGGAACGCTTCAGCATTGCCACCTTCGACCTGATCGTCAGCGACCTGCGTCTACCGGGCGCCCCGGGCACCGAGCTGATCAAGCTTGGCCAGGGCACGCCGGTACTGATCATGACCAGCTACGCCAGCCTGCGCTCGGCGGTGGACTCGATGAAAATGGGCGCGGTGGACTACATCGCCAAGCCCTTCGACCACGACGAGATGCTCCAGGCCGTGGCGCGTATCCTGCGCGACCGGGTGAACGCCCCAGCCTCGGCGCCGGCCGGCGAACCCCGGGCCGCCAATGGCAAGGCCAGCACGGACAAGGCCAGCCCCGCCGCCGCCAACGGCGAGATCGGCATCATCGGCTCCTGCCCGCCGATGCAGGACATGTTCGTGAAGATTCGCAAGGTCGCGCCAACCGATTCCAATGTGCTGATCCAGGGTGAATCCGGCACGGGTAAAGAGCTGGTCGCCCGCGCCCTGCACAACCTCTCGCGCCGGGCAAAGGCACCGATGATTTCGGTGAACTGCGCGGCGATCCCGGAAACCCTCATCGAGTCGGAACTGTTCGGCCACGAGAAGGGCGCCTTCACCGGCGCCAGCGCGGGCCGTGCGGGGCTGGTCGAAGCCGCCGATGGTGGCACCCTGTTCCTCGACGAGATCGGCGAGCTGCCACTGGAAGCCCAGGCCCGCCTGCTGCGCGTACTGCAGGAAGGCGAGATCCGCCGGGTGGGCTCGGTGCAATCGCAGAAGGTCGACGTGCGCCTGATCGCGGCCACTCACCGTGACCTGAAGAACCTGGCCAAGGCCGGGCAGTTCCGTGAAGACCTTTACTACCGCCTGCATGTGATCGCCCTGAAATTGCCAGCCCTGCGCGAGCGCGGCAGCGACGTCAACGAGATCGCCAATGCCTTCCTTGCTCGCCAGAGCGCACGGATTGGCCGCGACGACTTGCATTTCTCCCACGATGCCGAGCAAGCCATCCGCCACTACAGCTGGCCGGGCAACGTGCGCGAACTGGAAAACGCGGTGGAGCGAGCAGTGATTCTCAGCGAAAGCGCGGAAATTTCCGCCGACCTGCTGGGCATCGACATCGAGTTGAGCGACCTGGAAGACGACGACATGCTGGACAACCTGCCGGCGCTGGCCAGCAGCAACAGCGCCAGCCATGAGCCGACCGAGGACCTTTCGCTGGAGGATTACTTCCAGCACTTCGTGCTCGAGCACCAGGACCACATGACCGAGACAGAGCTGGCCCGCAAGTTGGGCGTCAGCCGCAAATGCCTGTGGGAACGCCGCCAGCGCCTGGGCATCCCCCGGCGCAAGAGCAACGCCACCAGCGACAACTGA
- a CDS encoding heme/hemin ABC transporter substrate-binding protein has translation MMRRPAALIALCAGLALSTHTMAAELPQRWVSAGGALTEWISALGGEQRLVGVDTTSQHPESLKALPSIGYQRQLSAEGILSLRPDVLVGTEEMGPPPVLAQIRKAGVRVELFSSKAEVGAVDENLKHLGALLGDEPKANALAADYRQQLEALHKRVEQAQVGQKAPGVLLLVGHAGAKPMIAGQGTAGDWVLRQAGGRNLADHQGYKNFSVEALAALNPDVVVFSDRALSGEQALQALIKENPALATSRAVRDKRLLSLDPTLLVGGLGPRLPATLHELAVSFYPAAKASLNP, from the coding sequence ATGATGCGCCGTCCCGCTGCCTTGATTGCCCTGTGCGCCGGTCTTGCCCTGTCTACCCACACCATGGCCGCCGAGCTGCCACAGCGCTGGGTGAGCGCCGGCGGTGCCTTGACCGAGTGGATCAGCGCCCTGGGCGGTGAGCAGCGCCTGGTCGGCGTCGACACCACCAGCCAGCACCCCGAGTCGCTCAAGGCGCTGCCCAGCATCGGTTACCAGCGCCAGTTGTCGGCCGAAGGCATCCTCAGCCTGCGCCCTGACGTGCTCGTGGGCACCGAGGAAATGGGGCCACCGCCGGTGCTGGCGCAGATCCGCAAGGCCGGGGTGCGGGTCGAGCTGTTCTCCAGCAAGGCCGAAGTGGGCGCGGTTGACGAGAACCTCAAGCACCTGGGGGCATTGCTCGGCGACGAGCCCAAGGCCAATGCGTTGGCTGCCGATTACCGCCAGCAGCTGGAGGCGTTGCACAAACGGGTCGAGCAGGCCCAGGTCGGGCAGAAGGCGCCTGGCGTATTGCTGCTGGTCGGGCATGCCGGCGCCAAGCCGATGATCGCCGGGCAGGGCACTGCCGGGGACTGGGTGCTGCGTCAGGCGGGAGGGCGCAATCTCGCCGACCACCAGGGCTACAAGAACTTCTCGGTGGAGGCCCTCGCCGCGCTGAACCCGGACGTGGTGGTGTTCTCCGACCGGGCCCTCAGTGGCGAACAGGCCTTGCAGGCACTGATCAAGGAAAACCCGGCCCTGGCGACGTCCCGTGCGGTGCGCGACAAGCGCCTGCTGTCGCTCGACCCGACGTTGCTGGTCGGCGGCCTCGGCCCGCGCCTGCCGGCTACCCTGCATGAGCTGGCCGTCAGCTTCTATCCCGCCGCCAAGGCCAGCCTCAATCCATGA
- the sfsA gene encoding DNA/RNA nuclease SfsA, which yields MLFPQLEQARLLRRYKRFLADIELATGEQLTIHCPNTGSMLNCMREGGQVWFSRSNDPKRKLPGTWEISETPQGRLACVNTGRANAVVEEALRAGVISELAGFTTLKREVAYGEERSRIDFYLEFANGDKAYVEVKSVTLGYPDTAVAAFPDAVTQRGAKHLRELAALARQGIRAVQLYCVNLTGIEAVRPAQEIDAAYAQALRAAVAEGVEVLAYGTRLDAQQLVIDRPLPVLLNP from the coding sequence ATGCTGTTTCCGCAACTGGAACAGGCGCGCCTGCTGCGCCGCTATAAACGCTTCCTGGCCGACATCGAACTGGCAACTGGCGAGCAGTTGACCATTCACTGCCCCAACACTGGCTCCATGCTCAATTGCATGCGCGAGGGCGGGCAGGTCTGGTTCAGCCGCTCCAACGACCCCAAGCGCAAGCTGCCCGGTACCTGGGAGATCAGCGAAACGCCCCAGGGGCGGCTGGCCTGCGTCAACACCGGGCGCGCCAATGCGGTGGTGGAGGAAGCACTGCGGGCCGGGGTGATCAGCGAACTGGCCGGGTTCACCACGCTCAAGCGTGAAGTGGCGTATGGCGAGGAGCGTAGCCGTATCGACTTCTACCTGGAGTTCGCCAATGGCGACAAGGCCTATGTCGAGGTCAAGAGCGTGACCCTCGGTTACCCCGATACCGCCGTGGCGGCGTTCCCCGACGCCGTCACCCAGCGTGGGGCCAAACACCTGCGCGAGCTGGCCGCTCTGGCACGCCAGGGCATCCGTGCGGTGCAGCTGTATTGCGTGAACCTGACCGGCATCGAGGCCGTGCGCCCGGCCCAGGAGATCGACGCCGCCTACGCCCAGGCACTGCGCGCCGCGGTGGCGGAAGGGGTCGAGGTGCTGGCTTATGGCACGCGCCTGGATGCCCAACAACTGGTCATCGACCGGCCGCTGCCGGTATTGCTCAATCCGTAA
- the dksA gene encoding RNA polymerase-binding protein DksA, whose amino-acid sequence MSTVEKQKVQTMYGVEPYVETKGEEYMGEPMKKHFIKLLSAWKGELMVSVDRTVDHMKDEAANFPDPADRASQEEEFALELRNRDRERKLIKKIDKTLDKIKADEYGWCDSCGIEIGLRRLEARPTADLCFDCKEIAEKKEKTVGKG is encoded by the coding sequence ATGTCCACCGTAGAAAAGCAAAAAGTCCAGACCATGTACGGTGTCGAACCCTACGTAGAGACCAAGGGTGAGGAGTACATGGGCGAGCCCATGAAGAAGCACTTCATCAAGCTGCTCAGCGCTTGGAAAGGCGAGCTGATGGTCAGTGTGGATCGCACCGTGGACCACATGAAGGACGAAGCAGCCAACTTCCCCGACCCGGCCGACCGTGCCAGCCAGGAAGAAGAGTTCGCCCTGGAACTGCGCAACCGCGATCGCGAGCGCAAGCTGATCAAGAAGATCGACAAGACCCTCGACAAGATCAAGGCCGACGAGTATGGCTGGTGCGACTCCTGCGGCATCGAGATCGGTCTGCGCCGCCTTGAAGCTCGCCCGACCGCCGACCTGTGCTTCGACTGCAAGGAAATTGCAGAGAAGAAGGAAAAGACTGTCGGCAAAGGCTGA
- a CDS encoding pyridoxal phosphate-dependent aminotransferase codes for MAQPHSARSRAIEPFHVMALLARANELQAAGHDVIHLEIGEPDFTTAAPIVAAGQRALADGHTRYTAARGLPQLREAIAGLYGQRYGVDLDPERVLITPGGSGALLLASSLLVDPGKHWLLADPGYPCNRHFLRLVEGGAQLVPVGPEVNYQLTADLVDRHWDKDTVGALVASPANPTGTVLDRDELASLSTATRERHGHLVVDEIYHGLTYGMDAPSVLEVDDEAFVLNSFSKYFGMTGWRLGWLVAPPSAVADLEKLAQNLYISAPSMAQHAALACFEPQTLAILEERRAEFARRRDYLLPALRELGFGIAVEPQGAFYLYADISAFGGDAFAFCRHFLETEHLAFTPGLDFGRHQAGHHVRFAYTQSLSRLEEAVQRIARGLQSWQG; via the coding sequence ATGGCTCAGCCACACAGTGCGCGCAGTCGCGCCATCGAACCCTTCCACGTGATGGCCCTGCTGGCGCGTGCCAACGAGTTGCAGGCTGCGGGCCACGACGTGATCCACCTCGAGATCGGCGAGCCGGACTTCACCACCGCCGCGCCGATCGTCGCCGCGGGCCAGCGGGCGTTGGCCGATGGTCACACCCGTTACACCGCAGCCCGCGGCTTGCCGCAACTGCGTGAGGCAATCGCTGGATTGTATGGCCAACGCTACGGTGTGGACCTCGACCCGGAGCGCGTGCTCATCACCCCAGGCGGTTCCGGCGCGCTGCTGCTGGCCAGCAGCCTGCTGGTCGATCCGGGCAAGCACTGGCTGCTGGCCGACCCGGGCTACCCGTGCAACCGCCACTTCCTGCGCCTGGTCGAAGGCGGCGCGCAGCTGGTGCCGGTGGGGCCTGAAGTCAATTATCAGCTGACCGCCGACCTAGTCGATCGCCATTGGGACAAGGACACCGTCGGCGCGCTGGTAGCATCGCCGGCCAACCCTACCGGCACGGTGCTCGACCGCGACGAGCTGGCCAGCCTTTCCACGGCCACCCGCGAGCGCCATGGGCATCTGGTGGTGGACGAGATCTACCACGGCCTCACCTACGGCATGGATGCGCCGAGCGTGCTGGAAGTCGACGATGAGGCCTTCGTCCTGAACAGTTTTTCCAAATATTTCGGCATGACCGGCTGGCGCCTGGGCTGGCTGGTGGCGCCGCCGTCGGCGGTGGCGGACCTGGAAAAGCTGGCGCAGAACCTCTACATCAGTGCCCCGAGCATGGCCCAGCATGCCGCGCTGGCCTGCTTCGAGCCGCAAACCCTGGCCATCCTCGAGGAGCGCCGCGCCGAGTTTGCCCGCCGCCGCGACTACCTGTTGCCGGCATTGCGTGAGTTGGGCTTCGGTATCGCCGTGGAGCCGCAAGGCGCCTTCTATCTGTACGCCGATATCAGCGCGTTCGGTGGCGATGCCTTCGCGTTCTGCCGGCACTTCCTCGAAACCGAGCACCTGGCATTCACCCCGGGGCTGGACTTCGGTCGTCACCAGGCCGGCCACCATGTGCGTTTTGCCTACACCCAGAGCCTGTCGCGCCTGGAGGAGGCGGTGCAGCGCATCGCCCGTGGCCTGCAAAGCTGGCAGGGCTGA
- a CDS encoding Rieske (2Fe-2S) protein yields MHFLCTSNDLAEGHSRAFSVAGIALFGVRRQGAVHLYRNRCPHRGIPLNWAADSFLDDSASLIQCAHHGAQFLVESGECITGPCAGEWLEALGCREDSQGIWLTD; encoded by the coding sequence ATGCATTTTCTCTGCACTTCCAACGACCTCGCCGAGGGCCACAGCCGCGCCTTCAGCGTAGCCGGCATAGCGCTGTTCGGCGTGCGCCGCCAGGGCGCGGTCCACCTCTACCGCAACCGCTGCCCGCACCGGGGCATCCCGCTGAACTGGGCGGCGGACAGCTTTCTCGATGACAGCGCAAGCCTGATCCAGTGCGCCCATCACGGGGCCCAGTTCCTGGTAGAAAGCGGCGAATGCATCACTGGCCCCTGCGCGGGCGAATGGCTGGAGGCCCTGGGCTGCCGAGAAGACAGCCAGGGCATCTGGCTTACGGATTGA